DNA sequence from the Deltaproteobacteria bacterium genome:
CACACATACCTGGTGTTGCTCGGAGCAACTCAAACCCGCAGAACATGGCGCTTCTTCACTGCAGCTCACCACCAACCCATCGGGCAAACCAAACTCAAGCTGGCAACCGCTTAGGACCAAGATGGATATGAAAAGATAGATTAAGCGCGGCATATGTTTCCCCGCTTAGATTGTTGCGGGAAATGCCAGCTGGTTCAAGCGGTGAGTTTAAAATGCGCTACGTATTCATTGCATTGTTGCTCGCTCTGGTTGGTTGCGGCGGCGAAGAAGAGGAAGGCACGGTTGTAGATTGCTCCGTGGCTACAAATTGGACCACCGTAAGCGCACCATTTCTATACACTTGGTGCACGCCCTGCCACAGCCCCAGCCTGGAAACATTAGAAGATAGACAAGGCGCGTATCAAAATATCAACTTCGGCACGTACGAAGACGTTGTAGCGCTTTCGGGCGCGATAGAGAATGTTATTTTTGAAGATGCGGCCAACCCTATGCCGCCGGGTGGCGGGCCATCAGCCGAAGAGCTGGACGCAGTGGCTGAGTGGATAGCCTGTGGGATGCCTGAATAACTTCTAGGACTGTTTATCCAACATTGGCATAAGCTCCTCGGGAACATCCCAGCCCTCAGGCGAATCATGGACCTTAAAGCGCTTGTGATGCCAGAGCCATTCCGTCGGGTGCGCCTTGATAATCTCAGCCATACGGTTGTTAAGCCTTTGAGTATTATGGCGCAGGTTCTCTTCAAAAGTCTCAAAAGGCGACTCTAGGGGGAAGTCTTCAACCTCACAGATATGGCGCGTGTAATCGTCTTTGCTGCGATAGGTATGTACCAACACGATTTCGCCCTCGGCTTCCATGGCAAACTTTGACGGCGCGGGGCTCGTGCCCACCACATGCCCCAAAAACTCACAAACGATAGCGCGGTGCTTTGGCATGTGCTGATCTACTGCAAAACCAACCATTTCACCTTTTGCCATCACCTCGCGAATAGCCTCTTTAGACCGGCGCGGAGGCAATGTGAGAATACCCGTACTCTTACGAACGAGGTTCCAGAAATCGTGAACGGATTTTGCTTTGAGGTCGCGGTAGATGACATGCAGCGGTAATCCGTGGATGGTCATATAGCCAACCATCATTTCGAAATTACCCAAGTGCAAGGTGACCACGCAGGCCCCTTTTTTTCGATTCTTAGCGGCTTCCAGAAGGTGAAAGTTGTGTGCTTCCATTCGCCCTATCTCGCCCGGCTTTCGAAGGGTGGGCATCCGCAAGCATTCCATCACGGTCATCGCCCATGACATACAGCAGCCGCGCACAATCGCTGCCTTCTCACTCTGGGAAAGCGTGTCGCCATAAACTCGTTCGACGTTGCTACGAGCCACGCCAACTCTTACTGGAGCCACGTAATACCAAAAAAGCCCCAACATT
Encoded proteins:
- a CDS encoding lysophospholipid acyltransferase family protein, with the protein product MSMLPARLVIWFGRMLGLFWYYVAPVRVGVARSNVERVYGDTLSQSEKAAIVRGCCMSWAMTVMECLRMPTLRKPGEIGRMEAHNFHLLEAAKNRKKGACVVTLHLGNFEMMVGYMTIHGLPLHVIYRDLKAKSVHDFWNLVRKSTGILTLPPRRSKEAIREVMAKGEMVGFAVDQHMPKHRAIVCEFLGHVVGTSPAPSKFAMEAEGEIVLVHTYRSKDDYTRHICEVEDFPLESPFETFEENLRHNTQRLNNRMAEIIKAHPTEWLWHHKRFKVHDSPEGWDVPEELMPMLDKQS